The following are from one region of the Longimicrobium sp. genome:
- a CDS encoding SDR family oxidoreductase encodes MTPGNNGKTALVTGASRGLGLALAWGLAERGWNLIITARDAARLRAVRDELAEVTHVAALAGDVTDPEHRRALAVLARGHAGLDAVVNNAGALGPSPLLPLLDYPLDALADVFRANVLAPLALLQAVRGELKPGAAVVNVTSDAAVNAYEGWGGYGASKAALEQLSAVLAAENPGLRVYWADPGDMRTDMHQAAYPGEDISDRPLPEERVPGFVALLEGDLPGGRYVVPDLAPAALEAA; translated from the coding sequence ATGACGCCCGGGAACAACGGGAAGACGGCGCTCGTCACGGGCGCTTCGCGCGGGCTGGGGCTCGCGCTTGCGTGGGGGCTGGCCGAGCGCGGCTGGAACCTGATCATCACCGCGCGCGACGCCGCGCGGCTGCGCGCAGTCCGCGACGAGCTGGCCGAGGTGACGCACGTCGCCGCGCTGGCGGGCGACGTGACCGACCCCGAGCATCGCCGCGCGCTGGCCGTGCTCGCCCGCGGGCACGCCGGGCTGGACGCAGTCGTCAACAACGCGGGCGCGCTGGGGCCCAGTCCCCTTCTGCCGCTGCTGGACTATCCCCTCGACGCGCTGGCGGACGTCTTCCGCGCCAACGTGCTCGCCCCGCTGGCGCTGCTGCAGGCCGTGCGCGGCGAGCTGAAGCCGGGCGCGGCCGTCGTCAACGTCACCAGCGACGCGGCCGTGAACGCGTACGAGGGCTGGGGCGGCTACGGGGCCAGCAAGGCCGCCCTGGAGCAGCTTTCGGCCGTGCTGGCGGCGGAGAACCCCGGGCTGCGCGTGTATTGGGCCGACCCCGGCGACATGCGCACCGACATGCACCAGGCCGCGTACCCGGGCGAGGACATCTCCGACCGTCCGCTGCCGGAGGAGCGCGTTCCCGGCTTCGTCGCGCTGCTGGAGGGGGACCTGCCGGGCGGGCGCTACGTCGTCCCCGACCTCGCCCCCGCCGCGCTGGAGGCCGCATGA
- a CDS encoding GAF domain-containing protein: MISDLAALTALAQALSRSADLAESLDAALATVAEVLGLETGWVWLLEEGDPEPRLAAARALPPALRDHPQAMHGDCYCLSTFRKGDLRGAANVNVVWCSRLEKVVECDLGLACHASVPLAVGDRHLGMLNVAAPDWRVLSDEELNLLTTAGALVSLAVERQRLEAASARAAAAEERNLLAREIHDTLAQGLAALTMQLEVADALAAGDARLGEVVARSLSLARSTLHEARRSVLDLRAAPLDGRTLPDALRDLAASAAREAEDAPEIVVDADGFTAATSALPPAVEAGVYRIAQQALANAARHARARSITLRLARTADGLELAVRDDGVGFDVTAVPPGRFGLVGMSERARLLGGTFEVDSAPGAGTAVHVRVPLHAAGRSGDE; encoded by the coding sequence GTGATCTCCGACCTCGCCGCCCTCACCGCCCTCGCGCAGGCGCTCAGCCGCAGCGCGGACCTCGCCGAGTCGCTCGACGCGGCGCTGGCGACGGTCGCGGAGGTGCTGGGGCTGGAGACGGGGTGGGTGTGGCTGCTGGAGGAGGGCGATCCCGAGCCGCGGCTGGCGGCGGCGCGCGCGCTCCCGCCCGCGCTGCGCGACCATCCGCAGGCGATGCACGGCGACTGCTACTGCCTCTCCACCTTCCGCAAGGGCGATTTGCGCGGCGCGGCGAACGTCAACGTCGTCTGGTGCAGTCGCCTGGAGAAGGTGGTGGAGTGCGACCTCGGGCTCGCCTGCCACGCGAGCGTGCCGCTGGCCGTGGGCGACCGGCACCTGGGGATGCTGAACGTGGCCGCGCCCGACTGGCGCGTGCTCTCCGACGAGGAGCTGAACCTGCTCACCACCGCGGGCGCGCTCGTCAGCCTCGCGGTCGAGCGGCAGCGGCTGGAGGCGGCGTCCGCGCGCGCGGCGGCCGCGGAGGAGCGCAACCTCCTCGCCCGCGAGATCCACGACACGCTGGCGCAGGGCCTCGCCGCGCTGACCATGCAGCTCGAGGTGGCCGACGCGCTCGCCGCCGGTGACGCACGGCTGGGCGAGGTGGTCGCGCGCTCGCTGTCGCTGGCGCGATCGACGCTGCACGAGGCGCGGCGCTCGGTGCTGGACCTGCGCGCCGCGCCGCTCGACGGCCGCACCCTCCCCGACGCGCTGCGCGACCTGGCCGCGTCCGCCGCGCGCGAGGCGGAGGACGCGCCGGAGATCGTGGTCGACGCCGACGGGTTCACGGCGGCGACCTCCGCGCTCCCGCCGGCCGTCGAGGCGGGCGTCTACCGCATCGCGCAGCAGGCGCTGGCTAACGCGGCGCGGCACGCGCGGGCGCGAAGCATCACCCTGCGGCTGGCGCGGACGGCGGACGGGCTGGAGCTGGCCGTGCGCGACGATGGCGTGGGTTTCGACGTGACCGCGGTGCCGCCCGGCCGCTTCGGGCTGGTGGGGATGAGCGAGCGCGCGCGGCTCCTCGGCGGCACCTTCGAGGTCGACAGCGCACCCGGCGCGGGAACGGCCGTGCACGTGCGCGTCCCCCTGCACGCGGCCGGGAGATCGGGAGATGAGTGA
- a CDS encoding response regulator transcription factor, which translates to MSDLDAMKGDGAIRVAVADDHPVVREGLVAMLRTQRDFDVVGEAGTGGEALALAASARPDVLLLDLEMPGMDGVGVLRGLQAARSPTRAIVFTVFDTDDRIIAAVEAGAAGYLLKGAPRAEVFAAVRTVAAGGSLLAPVAASAVMRRVRGGGPALTAREREVLDQLARGMGNKRIAATLGIAERTVKFHLGSIFAKLGARNRTDALARAAEAGLIALRAG; encoded by the coding sequence ATGAGTGATCTCGATGCGATGAAGGGAGATGGCGCGATCCGCGTCGCCGTGGCGGACGACCACCCGGTGGTGCGCGAAGGGCTCGTCGCGATGCTGCGGACGCAGCGCGATTTCGACGTCGTCGGCGAGGCGGGGACGGGCGGTGAGGCGCTGGCGCTGGCCGCATCGGCGCGGCCGGACGTGCTGCTGCTGGACCTGGAGATGCCGGGGATGGACGGCGTGGGCGTGCTGCGCGGCCTGCAGGCGGCGCGGTCGCCGACGCGCGCGATCGTCTTCACCGTGTTCGACACCGACGACCGTATCATCGCGGCGGTAGAGGCGGGCGCCGCGGGCTACCTGCTGAAGGGCGCCCCGCGCGCCGAGGTGTTCGCTGCGGTGCGCACGGTGGCGGCGGGCGGGTCGCTGCTGGCGCCCGTGGCCGCCTCGGCGGTGATGCGGCGGGTGCGCGGCGGCGGCCCCGCGCTGACCGCGCGCGAGCGCGAGGTGCTGGACCAGCTCGCGCGCGGGATGGGGAACAAGCGCATCGCCGCCACGCTCGGCATCGCGGAGCGCACGGTCAAGTTCCACCTGGGCTCCATCTTCGCCAAGCTGGGCGCCCGCAACCGCACCGACGCCCTCGCCCGCGCAGCCGAAGCCGGCCTCATCGCCCTCCGCGCGGGGTGA